In the Sphingomonas sp. LM7 genome, one interval contains:
- the tsaE gene encoding tRNA (adenosine(37)-N6)-threonylcarbamoyltransferase complex ATPase subunit type 1 TsaE: MRLASPEESLALGEQLAALVRPGDVIALSGPLGAGKTSIARGLLAALGLEGEAPSPSFAIVQPYAPPEVRFPVLHVDLYRIEDPYEAEELGLDDARFDSLLLVEWPERLGAAYWADALWLTLDVTPDGARGLTAKVPAAWEDRWSQILPWT, translated from the coding sequence ATGCGGCTCGCGTCGCCCGAAGAGTCGCTCGCGCTCGGCGAGCAGCTCGCCGCGCTCGTCCGCCCCGGCGACGTGATCGCGCTGTCCGGGCCGCTCGGCGCGGGCAAGACCAGCATCGCGCGCGGCCTGCTCGCTGCACTGGGGCTGGAGGGAGAGGCGCCGAGCCCGAGCTTCGCGATCGTCCAGCCCTATGCGCCGCCGGAAGTGCGGTTCCCGGTGCTGCACGTCGATCTCTACCGAATCGAAGACCCCTACGAGGCCGAGGAACTAGGCCTCGACGATGCGCGCTTCGATTCGCTGCTGCTCGTCGAATGGCCCGAGCGGCTGGGCGCGGCCTATTGGGCCGATGCGCTGTGGCTCACCCTGGATGTAACGCCGGACGGCGCGCGTGGCTTGACAGCCAAGGTGCCGGCGGCATGGGAGGATCGATGGTCGCAAATACTCCCCTGGACATGA
- a CDS encoding TonB-dependent siderophore receptor — translation MAYPVLRSRGLLTVSVAALSIACLAPAYAQTEDSATVADEPQTSQAEEAQDIVVTGSRIARPEIASPNPMVSYSAATLEQSGRTNLTDFLVQNPALLASDTSQDQSGSNGDFGATGANLLNLRNLGTNRTLTLVDGRRHVAGLPGSASVDVNTIPKDLIERVDVQTGGASAVYGADGVSGVVNFVLKRNFEGFRARAQAGISDAGDAGNQFFSLTVGKNFFDDRANLALSYEYTKDDRVTGFGRARVGDPLRSYSLLQDPSDYAVDDPNVFDRVLTNNVRYADSSRNGAIDFDFDGIPDYNGNGGIYDRGRLLPGSGGLTQGGDSTPTAGYQGDLQPENRIHNVNLLSSFEFSPAFRVFAQGKYANTQSYSVAQPSYDFYTYLTPDNPFLTDRFGALAAGGALISRDNFDHGIRGESAERETLRGVFGIDGRISEHATYELSYTYGQTKSRFLSTNYRLTDRYYAAVDAVRDPVSGQIVCRSTLDPTSNIDPNNFDEPASTFTPGANSGCAPLNLIGENVGSQAALAFFNVDLVNRYKVQQHVVSGSLAGDFGQFFELPGGPIGFAVGGEYRKEISDFDSDPYLQAGALADIAQILPERGSFDVKEIFGELRVPLLKNLPFAETLEFNAALRLSDYSTVGNTTTYSFSGVYAPIRDFRIRGTYSQAVRAPNITELFSPTNGTFAFIDDPCDPTNLAEGTQFRAANCQTLLAAAGLTPAQIANFNPTSDPTATVSLPGRAGGNTNLGEETARTWTAGIVLQPSFVPGLTITADWYDIRLRNAIRTATAQEIVDLCVDQPDVTNIYCSNVARSGTTGYVNDFYVGPQNVAGLQTAGLDLTVNYGFTVGSLGQFNLRVVGNYLDKATFVPTPGADVEIDKLTAYSPEYSGTLDLTWSNGPLTLNYGMAYFSKTRRYSVDQLRANPDIADPKYHWYSDKLEHDIQAAVAVNDRFSFYGGVNNLTNKQGDVASTGYPYSFVGRTYYAGARVAFAGF, via the coding sequence ATGGCGTATCCCGTTCTCCGCTCGCGTGGACTGCTCACCGTTTCCGTCGCTGCCCTGTCGATTGCCTGCCTGGCACCGGCCTATGCCCAGACCGAGGACAGCGCGACTGTCGCCGACGAGCCGCAGACCAGCCAGGCCGAAGAGGCGCAGGACATCGTCGTCACCGGTTCGCGTATCGCGCGTCCCGAGATCGCGTCGCCCAATCCGATGGTATCCTATAGCGCCGCGACCCTCGAACAATCGGGCCGCACCAACCTGACCGACTTTCTCGTCCAGAACCCGGCGCTGCTCGCGTCGGATACCAGCCAGGACCAGTCGGGATCGAATGGCGACTTTGGCGCCACCGGTGCGAACCTGCTCAACCTGCGCAATCTGGGCACCAACCGCACGCTCACGCTGGTCGATGGCCGCCGCCATGTCGCCGGCCTGCCGGGCTCGGCGTCGGTCGATGTGAACACGATCCCCAAGGACCTGATCGAGCGCGTCGATGTCCAGACCGGCGGTGCCTCCGCAGTCTATGGCGCGGACGGCGTGTCGGGCGTGGTCAACTTCGTCCTCAAGCGCAATTTCGAGGGCTTTCGTGCCCGTGCCCAGGCCGGCATCTCGGACGCAGGCGACGCGGGCAACCAGTTCTTCTCGCTGACGGTGGGCAAGAACTTCTTCGACGATCGCGCCAACCTCGCGCTGTCGTACGAGTATACCAAGGACGATCGCGTCACCGGGTTCGGCCGCGCGCGTGTCGGCGACCCGCTGCGCAGCTACAGTTTGCTGCAGGATCCGAGCGATTATGCCGTCGATGATCCCAATGTGTTCGATCGCGTGCTGACCAACAATGTGCGCTATGCGGACAGCTCGCGGAACGGCGCGATCGACTTCGATTTCGACGGTATCCCGGACTATAACGGCAATGGCGGCATCTACGATCGTGGCCGCCTGCTCCCCGGTTCGGGCGGTCTGACCCAGGGCGGCGACAGCACGCCGACCGCCGGCTATCAGGGCGATCTCCAGCCCGAGAACCGGATCCACAACGTCAATCTGCTGTCGAGCTTCGAATTCTCGCCGGCGTTCCGCGTGTTCGCGCAGGGCAAATATGCCAATACGCAGAGCTATTCGGTGGCGCAGCCGAGCTACGACTTCTACACCTATCTCACGCCGGACAATCCGTTCTTGACCGACCGGTTCGGCGCGCTCGCCGCGGGCGGCGCGCTCATCTCGCGCGACAATTTCGACCACGGCATCCGCGGTGAATCGGCCGAGCGCGAAACGCTGCGCGGTGTCTTCGGCATCGACGGACGCATCAGCGAGCACGCGACCTATGAACTATCCTACACCTATGGGCAGACCAAGAGCCGCTTCCTGAGCACGAACTATCGTCTCACCGATCGTTATTATGCGGCGGTGGACGCGGTGCGCGATCCCGTCAGCGGCCAGATCGTCTGCCGCTCGACGCTCGATCCCACGTCGAACATCGATCCCAACAATTTCGACGAGCCTGCATCGACCTTCACGCCGGGCGCGAACAGCGGCTGCGCACCGCTCAACCTGATCGGCGAGAATGTCGGGAGCCAGGCGGCGCTCGCCTTCTTCAACGTCGATCTGGTGAACCGCTACAAGGTTCAGCAGCACGTCGTTTCGGGATCGCTGGCCGGCGACTTCGGCCAGTTCTTCGAGCTGCCGGGCGGCCCGATCGGCTTCGCCGTCGGCGGCGAGTACCGCAAGGAGATCAGCGACTTCGATTCGGATCCCTATCTCCAGGCCGGGGCGCTTGCCGATATCGCGCAGATTCTGCCCGAGCGCGGCAGCTTCGACGTCAAGGAAATCTTCGGCGAGCTCCGCGTACCGCTGCTGAAGAACCTGCCCTTCGCCGAGACGCTCGAGTTCAACGCGGCGCTGCGTCTCTCGGACTATTCGACGGTCGGCAACACCACGACCTATTCGTTCAGCGGCGTCTACGCGCCGATCCGCGACTTCCGCATCCGCGGCACCTATTCACAGGCAGTGCGCGCGCCGAACATCACCGAGCTGTTCTCGCCGACCAACGGCACCTTCGCGTTCATCGATGATCCGTGCGACCCCACCAACCTGGCCGAGGGCACGCAGTTCCGCGCCGCCAATTGCCAGACCTTGCTGGCGGCGGCGGGCCTTACCCCGGCGCAGATCGCCAACTTCAATCCGACCAGCGATCCGACGGCGACGGTCAGCCTTCCCGGCCGGGCCGGCGGCAATACCAATCTGGGCGAAGAAACCGCGCGCACCTGGACCGCCGGCATCGTGCTTCAGCCCAGCTTCGTCCCGGGCCTGACGATCACGGCGGACTGGTACGACATTCGCCTGCGCAACGCGATCCGCACGGCGACTGCACAGGAGATCGTCGATCTCTGCGTCGATCAGCCCGACGTGACGAACATCTATTGCTCGAACGTCGCACGCAGCGGCACCACCGGCTATGTCAACGACTTCTATGTCGGGCCGCAGAACGTCGCGGGGCTGCAGACCGCGGGCCTCGACCTCACCGTCAACTATGGCTTCACGGTGGGCTCGCTCGGGCAGTTCAACCTGCGCGTGGTCGGCAACTATCTCGACAAGGCGACGTTCGTCCCGACGCCGGGCGCCGATGTCGAAATCGACAAGCTCACTGCCTATTCGCCGGAATATAGCGGCACGCTGGACCTGACCTGGTCGAACGGCCCGCTGACGCTGAACTACGGCATGGCCTATTTCAGCAAGACGCGCCGCTACAGCGTCGATCAGCTCCGCGCGAACCCGGATATCGCCGATCCCAAATATCATTGGTACAGCGACAAGCTGGAGCACGACATTCAGGCGGCAGTCGCGGTCAACGACCGGTTCTCCTTCTATGGCGGCGTGAACAACCTCACCAACAAGCAGGGCGACGTGGCGTCCACGGGCTATCCCTACAGCTTTGTCGGCCGGACCTATTACGCCGGTGCACGGGTGGCTTTCGCTGGCTTCTGA
- a CDS encoding aminoglycoside phosphotransferase family protein: MNPPAAAPDFLVAAGWEGAEIRPLAGDASFRRYFRVVHHDRSAILMDAPPPHEDPRPFISIARWLGERGFAAPEILAEDLAEGLVLLQDFGDARLRETVDAAPESELRLYEEAVDLLVRLGQHAAADIRPYDLAEYHREVALLPEWYSPAVGLEVDMAGYIDAWDAALAPVLSGHTPVTVLRDYHAENIMLIEGSESLGLLDFQDALAGHPAYDLVSLLQDARRDVPAELETAMLDRYKRITGAGDAFDVAYHVLGAQRNAKIVGIFTRLWRRDGKPRYAGFCPRVWGYLERDLKHPALKPVCDWFDANIPAEMRGDPLAIVGE, translated from the coding sequence ATGAATCCGCCCGCCGCGGCGCCCGACTTCCTGGTCGCCGCCGGATGGGAAGGTGCCGAGATACGCCCGCTCGCCGGCGACGCCTCGTTCCGCCGCTATTTCCGCGTGGTCCATCATGATCGCAGCGCGATCCTGATGGACGCGCCGCCGCCGCACGAGGATCCGCGCCCGTTCATCTCGATCGCGCGCTGGCTGGGCGAACGCGGCTTCGCGGCGCCGGAAATCCTTGCCGAGGATCTCGCGGAAGGCCTGGTGCTGCTCCAGGATTTCGGCGACGCGCGGCTGCGCGAGACCGTGGATGCCGCCCCGGAGAGCGAACTCCGGCTGTACGAGGAAGCCGTGGATCTGCTGGTCCGGCTTGGCCAGCATGCGGCGGCCGATATCCGCCCCTATGACCTTGCCGAATATCATCGCGAAGTGGCGTTGCTGCCCGAATGGTATTCGCCCGCAGTCGGTCTCGAAGTCGACATGGCAGGCTATATCGACGCGTGGGACGCGGCGTTGGCGCCCGTGCTTTCGGGTCATACGCCCGTCACGGTGCTGCGCGATTACCATGCCGAGAACATCATGCTGATCGAAGGGAGCGAGAGCCTGGGCCTGCTCGATTTCCAGGACGCGCTTGCCGGGCACCCGGCATATGACCTCGTCTCGCTGTTGCAGGACGCGCGGCGCGACGTGCCTGCCGAGCTCGAGACGGCGATGCTCGATCGCTACAAGCGGATCACCGGCGCCGGCGACGCCTTCGACGTTGCCTATCATGTGCTCGGCGCGCAGCGGAACGCCAAGATCGTCGGCATCTTTACGCGGCTGTGGCGGCGCGACGGCAAGCCGCGCTATGCCGGATTCTGCCCACGCGTCTGGGGCTATCTGGAGCGGGATCTGAAGCACCCGGCGCTCAAGCCGGTGTGCGACTGGTTCGATGCGAACATTCCCGCAGAGATGCGCGGGGATCCGCTGGCGATCGTCGGCGAATGA
- a CDS encoding nucleotidyltransferase family protein: MSAIYSLRPQPDAAVPETAMVMAAGLGKRMRPLTATRPKPLVEVAGKTLIDHTFDHLRTAGVKRAIVNVHYLADQMEAHLRARASGVEVLISDERKQLMETGGGIVQARELIGDKPFLCVNSDNLWIDGPVDAIRGLAAQWDEAKMDALLLVVPLARANCHKGQGDFRLDALGRITERRKPGRVAPFVFIGVSILSPRLIRDWPEGPFSTNLFFTRALEAGRLWGVVHQGLWFDVGTPAAVGAAEAVLAEM; the protein is encoded by the coding sequence ATGAGCGCGATCTATTCGCTGCGGCCGCAGCCCGATGCGGCCGTGCCCGAGACTGCGATGGTGATGGCGGCCGGGCTCGGCAAGCGGATGCGTCCACTGACTGCCACGCGTCCCAAGCCGTTGGTGGAAGTCGCCGGCAAAACACTGATCGACCACACTTTCGATCATCTTCGCACGGCGGGAGTGAAGCGCGCGATCGTCAACGTCCATTACCTCGCCGACCAGATGGAAGCGCATCTGCGCGCGCGGGCAAGCGGCGTGGAAGTGCTGATTTCCGACGAGCGCAAGCAATTGATGGAGACCGGCGGCGGCATCGTCCAGGCGCGCGAGCTGATCGGCGACAAGCCGTTCCTGTGCGTCAACAGCGACAATCTGTGGATCGATGGCCCGGTCGATGCGATCCGCGGGCTCGCGGCGCAGTGGGACGAAGCGAAGATGGACGCGCTGCTGCTGGTAGTGCCGCTGGCGCGCGCCAATTGCCACAAGGGCCAGGGCGATTTCCGGCTCGACGCGCTCGGCCGGATCACCGAGCGGCGCAAGCCCGGGCGGGTGGCGCCATTCGTATTCATCGGGGTGTCGATCCTCTCCCCCCGGCTGATCCGCGACTGGCCCGAGGGACCGTTCTCGACCAATTTGTTCTTCACCCGCGCGCTGGAGGCGGGGCGGCTATGGGGCGTGGTACACCAGGGGTTGTGGTTCGACGTCGGCACGCCCGCGGCAGTCGGCGCGGCGGAGGCGGTGCTGGCGGAGATGTGA
- the ahcY gene encoding adenosylhomocysteinase yields MATVLDKNDYVIKDIELAAFGRKEIEIAETEMPGLMSLREEFGAAQPLKGARITGSLHMTIQTAVLIETLTALGADVRWATCNIFSTQDHAAAAIAAAGIPVFAVKGESLADYWDYVGDIFNWGADGDGTTANIILDDGGDATMFALWGAKLEAGATLGEPENDEEVEFQRALKAFIAKYPGYLTQTVKNLKGVSEETTTGVHRLYEIAKKGELPFPAINVNDSVTKSKFDNLYGCKESLVDAIRRATDVMLAGKVACVAGFGDVGKGSAQSLRNGGARVLVTEVDPICALQAAMEGFEVVTMDEAVTRADIFCTATGNADVITADHMRAMKPMAIVCNIGHFDSEIQIAALSNYEWDEVKPGTDLVKFPDGKQIIILAKGRLVNLGCATGHPSFVMSASFTNQTLAQIELFTKGENYKNEVYVLPKHLDEKVAALHLEKLGVKLSKLTAKQAGYIGVPVEGPFKPDHYRY; encoded by the coding sequence GTGGCTACCGTGCTCGACAAGAACGACTACGTCATCAAGGACATCGAACTCGCCGCTTTCGGCCGCAAGGAAATCGAAATCGCCGAGACCGAGATGCCCGGTCTGATGAGCCTGCGCGAGGAATTCGGCGCTGCTCAGCCGCTCAAGGGCGCGCGGATCACTGGTTCGCTCCACATGACGATCCAGACTGCCGTCCTGATCGAGACGCTGACAGCGCTCGGCGCCGACGTGCGCTGGGCGACCTGCAACATCTTCTCGACGCAGGATCACGCCGCCGCGGCGATCGCCGCTGCCGGCATCCCGGTGTTCGCAGTGAAGGGCGAAAGCCTGGCCGATTATTGGGACTATGTCGGCGACATCTTCAACTGGGGCGCCGACGGTGACGGCACCACGGCCAACATCATCCTCGACGACGGCGGCGACGCCACCATGTTCGCACTATGGGGCGCCAAGCTCGAAGCCGGCGCGACGCTCGGCGAGCCGGAGAATGACGAAGAGGTCGAGTTCCAGCGCGCGCTCAAGGCGTTCATCGCCAAGTATCCGGGTTACCTGACCCAGACGGTCAAGAACCTGAAGGGCGTCTCGGAAGAGACCACCACCGGCGTCCATCGCCTGTACGAGATCGCCAAGAAGGGCGAGCTGCCGTTCCCGGCGATCAACGTCAACGACAGCGTCACCAAGTCGAAGTTCGACAACCTCTATGGCTGCAAGGAATCGCTGGTCGACGCGATCCGCCGCGCCACCGACGTGATGCTCGCCGGCAAGGTCGCCTGCGTCGCCGGCTTCGGTGACGTCGGCAAGGGCTCGGCGCAGTCGCTCCGCAACGGCGGCGCGCGCGTGCTCGTCACCGAAGTCGATCCGATCTGCGCTCTGCAGGCGGCGATGGAAGGCTTCGAGGTCGTGACGATGGACGAGGCCGTGACGCGCGCCGACATCTTCTGCACCGCGACCGGCAATGCCGACGTCATCACCGCCGATCACATGCGCGCGATGAAGCCGATGGCGATCGTCTGCAACATCGGCCACTTCGACAGCGAGATCCAGATCGCCGCGCTCAGCAACTATGAGTGGGACGAAGTGAAGCCGGGCACCGACCTGGTGAAGTTCCCCGACGGCAAGCAGATCATCATCCTCGCCAAGGGCCGCCTGGTGAACCTCGGCTGCGCGACCGGTCACCCGTCGTTCGTGATGTCGGCATCGTTCACCAACCAGACGCTGGCGCAGATCGAGCTATTCACCAAGGGCGAGAACTACAAGAACGAAGTCTATGTGCTCCCGAAGCACCTCGACGAGAAGGTCGCGGCGCTGCACCTCGAAAAGCTCGGCGTGAAGCTCTCGAAGCTCACCGCCAAGCAGGCAGGCTATATCGGCGTGCCGGTCGAAGGTCCGTTCAAGCCGGATCACTACCGCTACTGA
- a CDS encoding PAS domain-containing sensor histidine kinase, with amino-acid sequence MIEIPQSAAIVAGAVLALLLVGATWMLFTGLRARAEARETADRNARLAALVAGSPAQAMVVRPDGRVEVPRRLADWLGLDLQPRELSDLAGIESGLVAPDAAVLEAHVIAAQKAGQPFSLSVRAQGSERALLVVGERLADAGRGPGGVVLWFLDATESQSEIARLQHEASRLRAAFDALTALIEAAPMPMWYRGPDLRLLMVNSAYVRAVEGADSEDVVARGIELVEGAGLGGPLANAAIARDTGEPQTTAMPATIGDARRMLRLHDVPLPTGGVAGFAIDIEDYEQLRGGLKRFGEAQRAMLDRLSAGVAQFAPDRSLAFCNQPFRRMFAMKTEWLADRPEFDRVLDRMREANRLPEVRDYPAWKAERREWFVAPDAVEETWSVGGTHLRVVAQPLPEGGLLLIFEDRTQQFELQREHGEMQQVRTATLESLAEAVGVFGKGRLQLWNRKFRQVWGFEDAFLDGHPQIGQLVKAVASRLSNPGRAEVLGDLIRLAAKDRQTRGSTVAFADGRHFDITAVPLPDGNALVTMLDTTDHHRAERALRDRNEALEAADRVKTAFVANMSYELRTPLTSIKGFTEMLNGGFAGRLTKNAVEYTEAILVSVDRLSALVDDVLDLTQSEGAPLERVPVDLELAANAAAEAIAPLAKAKRIDLVVEDAGTAGVVTGDLKRLRQVVEHLLRHAVACTPEDGRVLLHLDGNKKVARVIVSDNGPGMSREAAAKAFDSFAQHGISRGGERALGLGMPLAKQFVEAHGGRIELISEPGEGTLVTVELPRT; translated from the coding sequence TTGATCGAGATTCCGCAATCGGCGGCAATAGTGGCGGGCGCCGTGCTCGCCCTGCTGCTGGTCGGCGCGACCTGGATGCTGTTCACCGGCCTGCGCGCGCGGGCCGAGGCGCGCGAAACTGCGGACCGCAATGCGCGGCTGGCGGCACTGGTCGCCGGATCGCCCGCCCAGGCGATGGTGGTGCGTCCCGATGGCCGCGTCGAAGTGCCGCGGCGGCTGGCCGATTGGCTGGGGCTCGACTTGCAGCCGCGCGAGCTATCGGATCTGGCCGGGATCGAGAGCGGGCTGGTCGCACCCGATGCCGCAGTGCTCGAGGCGCATGTCATCGCGGCGCAGAAGGCGGGGCAGCCGTTCAGCCTGTCGGTGCGCGCGCAAGGGTCCGAACGGGCGCTGCTCGTCGTCGGCGAGCGTCTGGCGGATGCCGGGCGCGGGCCGGGCGGAGTGGTGCTGTGGTTCCTCGACGCGACCGAGAGCCAGAGCGAGATCGCCCGGCTCCAGCATGAAGCGAGCCGGCTGCGCGCGGCGTTCGACGCCCTGACCGCGCTGATCGAGGCGGCGCCGATGCCGATGTGGTATCGCGGGCCCGACCTGCGGCTGCTGATGGTCAATTCGGCCTATGTCCGCGCCGTCGAGGGTGCCGACAGCGAGGATGTGGTCGCGCGCGGCATCGAACTGGTCGAAGGGGCAGGGCTGGGCGGCCCGCTGGCGAATGCCGCCATCGCACGCGATACCGGCGAACCGCAGACCACGGCGATGCCCGCGACGATCGGCGATGCGCGGCGGATGCTACGCCTCCACGACGTGCCGTTGCCGACAGGCGGCGTCGCAGGCTTCGCGATCGATATCGAGGATTACGAGCAGCTGCGCGGCGGACTGAAGCGCTTCGGCGAAGCGCAACGGGCGATGCTCGACCGGCTTTCCGCCGGCGTCGCGCAATTCGCGCCCGATCGCAGCCTGGCGTTCTGCAACCAGCCGTTCCGCCGCATGTTCGCGATGAAGACCGAATGGCTGGCCGACCGCCCCGAGTTCGACCGGGTGCTCGACCGGATGCGCGAGGCCAACCGGCTTCCCGAAGTGCGCGACTATCCGGCGTGGAAGGCCGAGCGGCGCGAATGGTTCGTGGCGCCCGACGCAGTCGAGGAGACGTGGAGCGTCGGCGGCACGCATCTGCGCGTCGTCGCCCAGCCGCTGCCCGAAGGCGGGCTGCTGCTGATCTTCGAGGATCGCACCCAGCAATTCGAGCTGCAGCGCGAACATGGCGAGATGCAGCAGGTGCGCACCGCGACGCTGGAGAGCCTGGCCGAGGCAGTCGGCGTGTTCGGCAAGGGCCGGCTGCAGCTGTGGAACCGCAAGTTCCGCCAAGTCTGGGGCTTCGAGGACGCATTCCTCGACGGGCATCCGCAGATCGGCCAGCTGGTCAAGGCGGTCGCGTCGCGGCTCAGCAATCCGGGGCGTGCCGAAGTGCTGGGCGACCTGATCCGGCTGGCGGCCAAGGACCGCCAGACTCGCGGCAGCACCGTGGCCTTCGCCGACGGGCGGCATTTCGACATCACCGCGGTGCCGCTGCCCGATGGCAATGCGCTGGTGACGATGCTCGACACCACCGATCATCACCGCGCCGAGCGCGCGCTGCGCGACCGCAACGAGGCGCTGGAGGCGGCGGACCGGGTGAAGACCGCGTTCGTCGCCAATATGAGCTATGAGCTGCGCACCCCGCTGACCTCGATCAAGGGGTTCACCGAGATGCTCAATGGCGGCTTTGCAGGCCGGCTGACCAAGAACGCCGTCGAATATACCGAGGCGATCCTGGTGTCGGTCGATCGGCTGAGCGCGCTGGTCGATGACGTGCTCGACTTGACCCAGAGCGAAGGCGCGCCGCTGGAGCGGGTGCCGGTCGATCTCGAGTTGGCGGCCAATGCCGCGGCCGAGGCGATCGCGCCGCTCGCCAAGGCCAAGCGCATCGACTTGGTGGTCGAGGATGCCGGCACCGCGGGCGTCGTGACCGGCGACCTCAAGCGGCTTCGCCAGGTGGTCGAGCATCTGCTGCGCCACGCCGTCGCCTGCACGCCCGAGGACGGGCGGGTGCTGCTCCACCTCGATGGCAACAAGAAGGTGGCGCGGGTGATCGTATCCGACAACGGGCCGGGGATGAGCAGGGAAGCCGCGGCAAAGGCGTTCGACAGCTTCGCCCAGCACGGCATTTCGCGCGGCGGCGAGCGTGCGCTGGGGCTGGGCATGCCGCTGGCGAAGCAGTTCGTCGAGGCGCATGGCGGACGGATCGAGCTGATCTCCGAGCCGGGCGAGGGCACGCTGGTGACCGTCGAACTGCCGCGGACGTGA